The sequence GGACGTGTCGGACTGGCCCATCTTCGACGAGCTTGAGAACCTGCTCTCGCACTACAACATGAGAACCTCGAAGAAGATGGAGAAGGTCAACTGGAGGCTCAGCCTGGAGTCCATCGTGAGGATGTCCACGGAGCTCCACAACAGTCTCCACAGCGCCTTCGGGTCCAAGCTGAACCTTCAGATGGCCGTGAAGCACAGGGTCAAGGTGCTGACCCGTTCTATGAACTACAGGGTGGTGGACCTGATACTGCAGTTGCAGGATCGTCACCTGGCTGAGAGCATGGCTGAGGAGAGCAGTGGCCAGGTACTTTAACCCCAGCATGAGACTGTTTCTTattctgttattattattgtcatcaAAATAGAAATCGTCACCCATTAAGATGGTGTTTCTTAACTGTGTGCAGTTCGCCATGAAAGTACCTGTGGTGGAGGAGATCCCTACTTCCCCTGGCTGCTTCTCTGCTCTCTGGAAGGTTCTGAGGTCTAGCTTCACCAAGAGGCAGGTAGGGCTCACTGCTTTGTTTCAGACAATGTCATGCTAATAACCCGAGTAATTTTCATTGTCATTTCAAACGTTCAAGCCAAACCAACCTAGAACTATATTTAAATATGAGTTTTGTTAGAGGGAGTGTGAGTCCGGTTTTTAAGAAAGATATCAATCCACAGAAGAGAGTCAGCGCTGGACCGGGTGTTCGATGCCGACCCTGAAGCGCCAAAGCACTCAGCGCCACCAAGAGGTTTTTATTgtcattatacatttttaaaccaaaccaaacatgaACTATATTTGAATATGAAAGAATAATTGTTTGGTACGAATGACTTGTGAGACAGGTAAAATAACTAAAGTATCCCACAGATGACGTCAGCGCTGAGCCTGGGTGTTCGATGCCGGCCGGGAAACCAACCCTGCGCTGAGCTCCACCGACAGGCCAGGCTTTTGTACATATTTGTATATAATAGTCAAATATAACCTTAATAGCAACATTAAGGTTATAcagcttttttttaaataacttaGGCACATCGTATTTTAAGCAAGTGTGTGAGTTTTTAAATATTAAGTTTAAGCTTGTATTAAGTTAGTAAACGTACaagttaaagggacactgtgtagaaattactcccatctagtggtaaaattgtatattgcattcaaactaatagtgctcgcttgttcagaaactacggtgggcagtatgtgccaagaagctgtgtcatgacatccaatactacctcatcgagtcattcgagtgatggtTGGTTCACTCGaacaaatttcaaacttcattgaatcattagtgcaagctaatgatgtatgagtaattattcctcgagcaagatagtgaattatttcattcgtcattcacgctggctcagagtgaaaacgcgtttggatttcctgtaccacgtagtgctttttgtccctctcggcagttcatagaccggaagaacatggaagcctccatgaagcttacccgtcctatgtaactacatattaattattcttcgctcaggaggataagtgcgatttttggcagagataattttacaccaatgaggacttatttatgaatgaatacgttgatttgaggtaataaattacttaaaatattacacagtgtccctttaatatACAGTTTGTATAAGTTGAGTTAAGTTAGTAAGTTAGCATAGTATaagtttgtatatatataaatatatatatatatatacaattataaagCTAGTAATTatttcatataaaaaaatacattatttgtttttattattctatAACAAAATTTAAAGGTAGGATGATGAATTATTGTACAGTACTATATGTAATAAGTTTTGTGTTTACTGGCCAGTTCTGTGTTGGTTTCTGTTTTTATCACAGGTTGACAGAAGGGGACGCAGGcgaagacagagggagatgaagACAGATGGAGACGGAAGCCAGCCAGCTCCATCTACAGGCCAGGCTGTTGTACAAAGTTGTATAAAGTAGAAGTAGAAAACATACGTTTTAGGAAAGTTTTAGGAAAGAACATCATATTTCAAGTAAgtgtttgactttttttttctgttgaatAAATTAAGATATTATATTTTAAGTAAAGTTAGTAGCTTAATTTCTTATGAAGCCCCCAACATTTTAATGAATTTATATctataatataacaatatattaaTGTAGCATGATTCATTATTGGGCAGTTCTTTATGTCATTGAGCTTTGTAAAACAGTGAACTGGCTAGTTTTGTGgttctctttttatttatttacagatgACCGAGCCTTATTTTACTGAAGGGGAGAAGATGGATGGTGCTGTGGACAGACGGAGATGAAGACACAGAGAGGCGAGCACGAAGACAGACGAGGACGAAGACAATGGGAGACGAAGACACACGTGGATGAAGGAACAGAGCGAAGAAGGCGAGGAagaagatagacagagacaaagactgACAGAGACGAAGACAGACAAAGACGAAGACAGACGGAGATGAAGACAGACGAAGACGAAGACTGAGTGAGAcaaagactgagagagaggaagacaaacGAAgacgaagacagagagagacgaagacagTTGGGGAGAGATGAAGAAGGCATAGCAAGATGACCTGACTCTGTtccttctctctacctctataaGGCTCAGAAGAGGGGGAGCAgtgtagaggaagaggagtggagggACATGGTCCAGACCTCCATACCACAGCTGTACCCCAGCACCTGGTCCTACTACTGCTTCTGACAGATCATCCCCACATCGTTAACTGCCCTTAACACCATGTCTAACTCATTCACACCCTACTCTGTTTCcaataaaatatgaaatatgaaaatgaaaaacGGCTGAGGAATACAAGTCATTCATCTTTGCCATGCTAGGTGTATAATTGAACTTAGTATAAGGAGTATAATCTCTATCAAAGAGACTATTTAAAACTGGCtttttaatagtttaatattgcAAACTACCATGTTGTATGTAGAACAcaatttaaagaaaaataaagagtaTTTACCAGGTGAAAGTCTAGGATGGATTAAAAGAAAAACCCTTATTTGGTAAAGCCCTTCTAAGATACACATGATGATATGATATGACGTTTGTGGTGAGGAATTGAGGCTAGAACATATCCGGCAAATCAGACCAAATTTTGATATTTGACCCTGTCCCTGCTGTTTTGACGGTTTGATAGGAACAATGTAATACTgcttaatacaaatataaatcaattaattctttttttttgtatcatgATTTATGTAATAACATGTGTGAAGACATTATTGTGGGCTCCTGTttggctgtaaaaaaaaattcagctcCTCAAAGGAAAACATTGGTTTCTGCGGTTGGAAGGGGCGTGGTAGCCCAGATTACAGCCGATTTAATTCTGGGCTGAAAGCAACCATTAAACAGTCACCataggaggagcaggtgggaggaggtggggttatggtggtgggggggaggggagagggagtcaCCTTGCTGGGGAGGGCACGGGGGTTGCCTGGGCAACTGTAATCTAACGTAACTTccgtttatttaaaaaaaacctaCACACAAGATTCACCGTCTTCCCAATTGAAGGGTTATTAACCGGGGGGCTGAATGAAAGTTAATATCGTTGTTTGTTGTCAGTCACGCAACGGTTCGATAAGTCAGGAGGTAGGTGAAGAAGAAGGGCTTTTGGAACATGGAACTTGAGACAATGGCAGAGTCGGTGCGCTCGAGCCGGTCGAACGGGACACCGAGCCGTCACGAGAAAAGTTTGGGGCTCCTCACCATCAAGTTCGTCACTCTGCTCCAGGAGGCGAAGGACGGCGTGCTTGATTTAAAACTGGTCAGTGAAGTTACGAGGAGGAAGCCCTCTGGATTTTTTGGTTATCGTACGGGTGTattggtgttgtgttgttgttgttgtatttttttgggAGCCATAAGAACATCCTTGCCCCATGAACAAAGAGCCCGAGCCCGTTTTCCTGTCAGACACGAGCGACCAGTCATGTGTATTTgattaactccccccccccacacacacgcacacacacctcaatccccccccaacacacgcaTCTCAACACGTTTGCCTGTTTCCTCAGTCTATGAAGCCATCTCACTTATGCTTTGTTTCCATTCACAGTGAAAGGTTTTTGACCATTAGCTAGTATGATGATAATATGACAGGAAGAAATACGCACTAACCCTACACATTTTGTTGTACACATTGTATGGCTGACTAAACTCCTACTATATATTAACATATCAGGATGTCGTCAAGCAGGGAGAAACTCATGCCATTGCTTTGAATCTTTTTTGCAGATGGACCAGGTTGGTTCTCCACTATCCCTAATATCCAAagttatttgaaatgtattgtTGGAATTGGttacctcaacaacaacaacaacaacagaaatacAAATACGTTGAAGATCCCTTATTGCCAAGACTTTATCCTAATGTGTAGTGAACAACATCAACAGTGCTGTATTAGGATTATTCTCCATTCAGCCGGTCCCCTGTCCGTACTTTGTAATAAGATTTCCCTCTCTACTTAGGCGGCAAACTATGGTAATGTTTAGCCAGCAGGCTCTTCAAGGgctatgacccccccccccccctgcctcctctgCCATTGTATGACCCCCATCTTGTTCCAAGTGCTTTGGTTTTGTTGTTTGCCAAGCTTAATTTGCCAAATCCTTTATTTGCCGTTCAGTAGGTTCTGCTCTTGCagttcccccctcccctcctgtcaTTCATTCGGTCTTGATTGACATGTCCTACAGGAATGTTAGGTCGATGTTGGGTCAAATGACTGTTCAAATGTCAACTTTGATGTTTTCTGTCGACAATGGCTGGTAGACTTGATGCAGCTGTCACTGAAAAAAGCTTGGATTTGCTGATGTGTTGTCTGACTTGATAGGCTGCAGATAGCCTGGCTGTGAGACAGAAGAGGAGGATATATGACATCACCAACGTGCTGGAAGGCGTGGGGCTGATTGAGAAGAAAACCAAGAATATCATCCAATGGAGGTTTGtttaaaacgtgtgtgtgtgtgtgtgtgtgtgtgtgtgtgtgtgtgtgtgtgtgtgtgtgtgtgtgtgtgtgtgtgtgtgtgtgtgtgtgtgtgtgtgtgtatgtacatttattttaactgaTGGATAATTTGGTATTTAGACCTTTACCGTTATTTATTTCAACCATCTCTCTCACCCATCATCCGTCTTTGTTCTGCCTTCAGGGGGGAGAACATGGGCAGCCAGAGCGAGGAAGTGCTGGAGCAGGTGGAGATACTGAAGGCTGAAATCTCAGAGCTGGAGGCCCAGGAGAGACAGCTGGACGAGAGGAAGGCCTGGCTGGAGCAGAGCATCAAACACCTCTGCCACGACCCAATCACATGCTCATATCCTTTTTGAGTTTGCTTATCATGTAGAGAATTTGCAGGTGATCatgtaaggcaaggcaaggcaaggcaaggca is a genomic window of Gadus morhua chromosome 8, gadMor3.0, whole genome shotgun sequence containing:
- the e2f5 gene encoding transcription factor E2F5 isoform X2; its protein translation is MELETMAESVRSSRSNGTPSRHEKSLGLLTIKFVTLLQEAKDGVLDLKLAADSLAVRQKRRIYDITNVLEGVGLIEKKTKNIIQWRGENMGSQSEEVLEQVEILKAEISELEAQERQLDERKAWLEQSIKHLCHDPITCSYPF